Below is a window of Pseudomonas monteilii DNA.
CGAGTCCGTCCAGGGCGGAGAGAAGTGGGGGCGTTATTCGATGATCGGTCTGCCGTCGCGCACGGTGCTGCGGGTGCACGATCACCAGGTCAGCATCCTGCAGGACGGGGTGCAGGTCGAGAGTCATGACGTCGAGGACCCGCTGGCGTTCGTCGAACAGTTCAAGGACCGCTACAAGGTCGCCGACATTCCGGGCCTGCCGCGCTTCAATGGCGGGCTAGTCGGGTACTTCGGCTATGACTGCGTGCGTTACGTGGAAACACGTCTGGGCCCATGCCCCAACCCCGATCCGCTCGGTGTGCCGGACATCCTGCTGATGGTCTCCGACGCGGTCGTGGTGTTCGACAACCTGGCCGGCAAGATGCACGCGATCGTGCTGGTCGATCCGGCCCAGGACGAGGCCTTCGAGGCAGGGCAGGCGCGTTTGCAGGCCTTGCTGGCCACGCTGCGCGAACCGATCCTGCCGCGCCGTGGCCTCGACCTGGGCGGGCCGCAGGCCGCCGAGCCGGCGTTCCGCTCCAGCTTCACCCGCGAGGACTACGAGCGCGCCGTCGATACCATCAAGGAATACATCCTGGCCGGCGACTGCATGCAGGTGGTGCCGTCCCAGCGCATGTCGATCGACTTCCAGGCGGCGCCCATCGACCTGTATCGGGCCCTGCGGGCGTTCAACCCCACGCCGTACATGTACTTCTTCAACTTCGGCGACTTCCATGTCGTGGGCAGCTCGCCGGAAGTGCTGGTGCGGGTGGAAGACAACCTGGTCACGGTTCGCCCGATCGCCGGCACCCGGCCACGGGGCGCGACCGAGGAAGCCGACCGCGCGCTGGAGCAGGACCTGCTGTCCGACGAGAAGGAAATCGCCGAGCACCTGATGCTCATCGACCTGGGCCGCAACGACACCGGCCGCGTGTCCCAGACCGGTAGCGTGCGCCTGACCGAGAAGATGGTGATCGAGCGCTACTCCAACGTGATGCACATCGTGTCCAACGTCACCGGGCAGTTGCGCGAGGACCTGACGGCCATGGACGCCCTGCGCGCCATCCTGCCGGCCGGCACCTTGTCGGGGGCGCCGAAGATCCGTGCCATGGAGATCATCGACGAGCTGGAGCCGGTCAAGCGTGGTGTGTATGGCGGCGCGGTCGGTTATTTTGCCTGGAACGGCAACATGGACACCGCGATCGCCATTCGTACCGCGGTGATCAAGGACGGCGAGCTGCACGTGCAGGCCGGTGGAGGCATCGTCGCCGACTCGGTGCCGGCGCTGGAGTGGGAAGAAACCATCAACAAGCGTCGCGCCATGTTCCGGGCCGTGGCGCTTGCCGAGCAGTCCACGCGCAAGGCGTGACCGCTGTCCGTCATGCGAAGGGGCTGAGCCCCCGTCGCATGACGGATCTCCATGGACCGCGTCAGAAGTCCAGGCTGAGGGCCAGGTTCACCCCTTGCTGGGTAAGCTCGCCCTGTTTGCGCCAGTCGTAGTGCGCGCCTAGACGCACGCCCGACACCACCTCATGGTCGATGCCCAGGCTGGCCCGCGTCAGCTGGCTGTCCGGGGCATGGCCGGCCAGGGTGAAACGGTTGCCCGGCAGACGCTTGAGGTTTAGCGTCACCGCCTGCGTCTCGTCTTCGAACTCATGTTCCCGTGCCACCTCGGCGAACAGCCGCGTGCGAGGCGTCAGGTTCAGGCCGGCTTGCAGGCCGGCGCCCAGGCGTTTCGAGGTGCGCGTCTGTGTCTCGACGTCGAGGGCCGTGGAGCGGTCGCTGCGCTCG
It encodes the following:
- a CDS encoding anthranilate synthase (with component II, the glutamine amidotransferase, catalyzes the formation of anthranilate from chorismate and glutamine); translated protein: MTRDEFLRLAAAGYNRIPLAFETLADFDTPLSIYLKLADQPNTYLLESVQGGEKWGRYSMIGLPSRTVLRVHDHQVSILQDGVQVESHDVEDPLAFVEQFKDRYKVADIPGLPRFNGGLVGYFGYDCVRYVETRLGPCPNPDPLGVPDILLMVSDAVVVFDNLAGKMHAIVLVDPAQDEAFEAGQARLQALLATLREPILPRRGLDLGGPQAAEPAFRSSFTREDYERAVDTIKEYILAGDCMQVVPSQRMSIDFQAAPIDLYRALRAFNPTPYMYFFNFGDFHVVGSSPEVLVRVEDNLVTVRPIAGTRPRGATEEADRALEQDLLSDEKEIAEHLMLIDLGRNDTGRVSQTGSVRLTEKMVIERYSNVMHIVSNVTGQLREDLTAMDALRAILPAGTLSGAPKIRAMEIIDELEPVKRGVYGGAVGYFAWNGNMDTAIAIRTAVIKDGELHVQAGGGIVADSVPALEWEETINKRRAMFRAVALAEQSTRKA